Proteins encoded together in one Halalkaliarchaeum sp. AArc-CO window:
- a CDS encoding alpha-amylase family protein, which translates to MSDTAWLEDATIYTLDVKTFYDSDGDGWGDFQGLIEKLEYVDDLGVDCLWIRPFYPSPLRDNGYDVADYYAVDDRLGTLEDFREFTDRAHDRGIRVLTDLVFNHTSIDHEWFQTARRDPESKYRDYYLWTGDVETAYNTFNIFPEHEDGVWSYDEVADAHYFHQFFHHQPDLNVRNPEVREEFHDILRFWLRQGADGFRIDAAHPMLMPKGHDGGTLAEPIELFKQMKRVVSEEQSDAILLAEADDQPELLPYYFGDGEAFDLQFNFVMNAHLTYAIGVGDTWPLHRAHEIVPDVDGIGKWANFLRNHDEWNLLKLPEEAFHHAREAFGEDAGDSWIFERGHRLRLAEIYDNDLDRVAMAHSLLLSLPDVPVLLAGDEIGMGSDPSLREREAVRTPMQWDDSEYAGFSTSEPGDVHNPVIDEGEYSYERVNVADQLNDPGSLLSRVGELVDARSQCPEIVDGIYSVVDVDRDDVWLHRYDHGDNLLVCGHNFADEPREVACAFGPPEDVSTSIVGDGDYRVEGGDLTFELDGCDYLWIRADKWGKRAPEPGEVLALSR; encoded by the coding sequence ATGAGCGACACCGCCTGGCTCGAGGACGCAACCATCTACACGCTCGACGTGAAGACCTTCTACGACAGCGACGGCGACGGCTGGGGCGACTTTCAGGGCCTCATCGAGAAACTCGAGTACGTCGACGACCTCGGCGTCGATTGTCTGTGGATCCGACCGTTCTATCCCAGTCCGCTCCGGGACAACGGCTACGACGTCGCCGACTACTACGCCGTGGACGACCGGCTGGGAACCCTCGAGGACTTCAGAGAGTTTACCGATCGGGCACACGACCGCGGAATACGGGTGCTCACCGATCTGGTGTTCAACCACACCTCGATCGACCACGAGTGGTTTCAAACGGCCCGCCGGGATCCCGAGTCGAAGTACCGCGACTACTACCTGTGGACCGGCGACGTCGAAACCGCCTACAACACGTTCAACATCTTCCCCGAACACGAGGACGGCGTCTGGTCGTACGACGAGGTCGCCGACGCCCACTACTTCCATCAGTTCTTCCACCACCAGCCGGACCTGAACGTCCGGAATCCGGAAGTTAGAGAGGAGTTTCACGACATACTCCGGTTCTGGCTCCGCCAGGGAGCCGACGGGTTCCGGATCGACGCCGCCCATCCGATGTTGATGCCGAAGGGACACGACGGCGGAACCCTCGCTGAGCCGATCGAGTTGTTCAAGCAAATGAAGCGTGTTGTCAGCGAAGAGCAGTCCGACGCCATCCTGCTCGCGGAGGCGGACGACCAACCCGAGCTACTGCCTTACTACTTCGGCGACGGCGAGGCGTTCGACCTCCAGTTCAACTTCGTGATGAACGCCCACCTCACGTACGCCATCGGGGTCGGCGACACCTGGCCCCTCCACCGAGCCCACGAGATCGTTCCCGACGTCGACGGGATCGGCAAGTGGGCGAACTTCCTGCGCAATCACGACGAGTGGAACCTGTTGAAGCTCCCCGAGGAGGCGTTCCATCACGCCCGCGAGGCGTTCGGCGAGGACGCGGGCGACTCGTGGATCTTCGAGCGCGGCCACCGCCTCCGACTGGCCGAGATATACGACAACGATCTGGACCGCGTGGCGATGGCCCACAGCCTGTTGCTGTCGCTGCCGGACGTCCCGGTGTTGCTGGCCGGCGACGAGATCGGGATGGGATCGGATCCGTCACTACGCGAACGAGAGGCTGTTCGAACCCCAATGCAGTGGGACGACTCGGAGTACGCCGGCTTCTCGACGAGCGAACCCGGCGACGTGCACAATCCCGTCATCGACGAGGGAGAGTACAGCTACGAACGCGTCAACGTTGCCGACCAGCTGAACGACCCCGGATCACTGCTCTCACGGGTCGGGGAACTCGTCGACGCCCGGAGCCAGTGTCCGGAGATCGTCGACGGGATCTACTCCGTCGTCGACGTCGACCGTGACGACGTCTGGCTCCACCGCTACGATCACGGCGACAACCTGCTCGTGTGTGGACACAACTTCGCCGACGAACCGAGAGAGGTCGCCTGCGCGTTCGGACCACCCGAAGACGTGTCGACGTCGATCGTCGGGGACGGCGACTACCGCGTCGAGGGCGGTGATCTCACGTTCGAGCTCGACGGCTGTGACTACCTCTGGATTCGCGCCGACAAGTGGGGCAAGCGGGCGCCCGAACCGGGAGAGGTGCTGGCGCTCAGTCGGTGA
- the malA gene encoding alpha-amylase MalA codes for MHHPGPPRFIGVGSTIDLAPRDPDPSAEYEWHVARAPKGSSATLGDAPVEQFTPDVSGTYKLGLDAPDGQHTLTVRVFPTSQKPPLPVDDEGDGTDSDGGDGDGGGSSGGSGLHRSGGVSGGISGGESDLPAESCGGSDDPFRDGAGGRPRIRLDGRVEGDEVVVTGTPKPAPGADVPPDGFAVEFLADDRDPVSGSELTIDGHEVRIDRADIREYSRIHAVAVDPTNDTYSVSDAIAVAPTEEGQILVDRLNEPPAWSRSITLYEIYVRTFADGDEPTFEAIADRLPELAEFGVNCIWLTPVLQNDEFDHGYNITDFFSIADDLGTREEFEALLEEAHDHGIKVLFDLVLNHSAREHEFFGRAKAGDPEYRDWYEWENEADDVPATYFDWPYIANFNFDNLHVRRHLLDVVDEWAPYVDGFRCDMAWAVPTSFWQEIRDRVKSHDREFLLLDETIPYVPEFHELCFDVHFDTTLYHNLRQIGHGEMPARAVVDAIRQRAETGFPDHAGFLQYMENHDETRFLEECGRPETEAAAGAIFTLPGIPLLYAGQEIGERTRRERISWEETDEELRRHYGALNELRRERPAFGPGGAFEPVEVDAVHDGVVAYAREAGEERLVVVLNFAPMPEHVSLPEETVEPTDLVSGGDVDTPSGDLRVESVAVVSTAEPM; via the coding sequence ATGCACCATCCCGGACCCCCACGGTTTATCGGCGTGGGATCGACGATCGACCTCGCCCCCAGGGACCCCGACCCCTCGGCGGAGTACGAGTGGCACGTCGCGAGAGCACCGAAGGGGAGCAGCGCGACCCTGGGAGACGCTCCCGTCGAGCAGTTCACGCCCGACGTCTCTGGCACTTACAAGCTGGGTCTCGACGCGCCGGACGGACAACACACGCTCACGGTTCGTGTGTTCCCGACGTCCCAAAAGCCGCCCCTTCCCGTCGACGACGAAGGAGACGGGACGGACAGCGACGGTGGCGACGGTGACGGCGGTGGTTCGTCGGGCGGAAGTGGACTCCACCGAAGTGGCGGCGTGAGCGGTGGGATAAGCGGTGGCGAAAGCGATCTCCCGGCGGAGAGTTGCGGAGGATCCGACGACCCGTTCCGGGATGGTGCGGGGGGACGTCCCCGCATCCGGCTGGACGGACGCGTGGAGGGAGACGAAGTCGTGGTGACGGGGACGCCGAAACCGGCACCGGGGGCCGACGTTCCCCCGGATGGGTTCGCGGTCGAGTTCCTTGCCGACGATCGAGATCCGGTGTCGGGTTCGGAGCTGACGATCGACGGACACGAGGTACGGATCGATCGGGCGGACATCCGTGAATACAGCCGAATCCACGCGGTCGCTGTAGATCCCACGAACGATACCTACAGCGTGTCGGACGCGATCGCGGTAGCACCGACTGAGGAGGGGCAGATACTCGTCGACCGTCTCAACGAGCCGCCGGCGTGGAGCCGGTCGATCACGCTGTACGAGATCTACGTCCGGACGTTCGCCGACGGTGACGAGCCGACCTTCGAGGCGATCGCCGATCGACTCCCCGAACTCGCCGAATTCGGGGTGAATTGCATTTGGTTGACGCCGGTGCTCCAAAACGACGAATTCGATCACGGCTACAACATCACGGACTTCTTTTCGATCGCCGACGACCTCGGTACCCGAGAGGAGTTCGAGGCGTTGCTCGAGGAAGCTCACGATCACGGGATCAAGGTGCTGTTCGATCTGGTGCTCAATCACTCCGCCCGCGAACACGAGTTCTTCGGGCGCGCGAAAGCGGGGGATCCCGAGTATCGTGACTGGTACGAGTGGGAGAACGAAGCCGACGATGTCCCGGCCACGTACTTCGACTGGCCGTACATCGCGAACTTCAACTTCGACAACCTCCACGTCAGGCGACATCTGCTCGACGTCGTCGACGAGTGGGCGCCGTACGTCGACGGGTTCCGGTGTGACATGGCCTGGGCAGTGCCCACGAGTTTCTGGCAGGAGATCCGCGACCGCGTGAAGTCCCACGATCGCGAGTTCCTGTTGCTCGACGAGACGATCCCGTACGTCCCCGAGTTCCACGAACTCTGTTTCGATGTCCACTTCGACACCACGTTGTATCACAACCTGCGGCAGATCGGGCACGGCGAGATGCCCGCGCGGGCGGTGGTGGACGCGATCCGACAGCGCGCCGAGACCGGCTTTCCGGACCACGCCGGGTTCCTCCAGTACATGGAGAACCACGACGAGACCCGCTTCCTCGAGGAGTGTGGCCGCCCCGAAACCGAGGCGGCCGCGGGTGCGATATTCACGCTTCCCGGGATCCCGCTGCTGTACGCCGGCCAGGAGATCGGCGAGCGAACCCGCCGGGAGAGGATCTCCTGGGAGGAGACAGACGAGGAACTCCGGCGCCACTACGGGGCGCTGAACGAGCTCAGGCGGGAGCGCCCCGCCTTCGGCCCCGGGGGTGCGTTCGAACCCGTCGAGGTCGACGCCGTACACGACGGCGTGGTTGCGTACGCCCGCGAAGCCGGCGAGGAGCGTCTCGTCGTCGTGCTGAACTTTGCGCCGATGCCCGAGCACGTCAGTCTCCCTGAGGAAACGGTCGAGCCAACGGATCTCGTGTCCGGCGGGGACGTCGATACTCCCTCCGGTGATCTCCGGGTCGAAAGTGTCGCCGTCGTTTCCACAGCTGAACCGATGTGA
- a CDS encoding DUF420 domain-containing protein translates to MEVRRRARDHVPALTAILTVVALTLVFGAALQAIPTDLLPQAGDAFLDAIPTVNAVLSALAIVTIVAGWRYIRIEEVEKHRAAMVASFGLFAAFLVLYLYRVALLGPAEFPGPGTVETFVYLPLLGVHILLAVLCVPLLFYVLLLAVTRPVSEIYDTRHRIVGRVAASLWLVSFVLGIVVYLLLYVVY, encoded by the coding sequence ATGGAAGTTCGACGACGGGCTCGGGACCACGTCCCTGCCCTGACAGCAATTCTCACGGTCGTCGCACTGACACTCGTCTTCGGCGCCGCGCTCCAGGCGATCCCGACCGACCTGCTCCCGCAGGCGGGCGATGCGTTTCTCGATGCGATTCCCACGGTCAACGCGGTCTTGAGCGCGCTCGCGATCGTCACGATCGTCGCCGGCTGGCGGTATATCCGGATCGAGGAGGTCGAAAAACACCGCGCGGCGATGGTTGCGTCCTTCGGACTCTTTGCGGCGTTCCTCGTGTTGTATCTCTACCGCGTGGCCCTGCTAGGACCGGCCGAGTTCCCCGGGCCCGGGACCGTCGAGACGTTCGTGTACCTCCCGCTTTTGGGGGTTCACATTCTGCTTGCGGTGCTCTGTGTCCCCCTGCTGTTTTACGTCCTATTGCTTGCGGTCACCCGCCCCGTCTCCGAGATCTACGACACCCGACACCGGATCGTCGGCCGGGTGGCCGCCTCGCTGTGGCTCGTCTCCTTCGTGCTCGGTATCGTCGTCTATCTCCTGCTGTACGTCGTGTACTGA
- the purF gene encoding amidophosphoribosyltransferase, producing MASDREQSEIGGPREKCGVAGISLTERAAARPLYYALYALQHRGQESAGIVTHDGFQQHSHVETGLVGDVFDEAALESLNGSNGIGHVRYPTAGGVGSCCAQPFTVSFKSGSLGLAHNGNLVNADEIREELAGLGHAFTSTGDTEVIAHDLARNLLEADLVRAIKRTMERIHGSYSLTIAHGDTVLGVRDPGGNRPLCLGELPDGYVLASESAAIDTLDGELVRDVRPGELIVLDPDGSGYDSYQLFERDHTANCFFEHVYFGRPDSVIDGELVYEVRRELGRQLWEESGIETDVVMPVPDSGRAFAAGYADAAAETTVDGDPRDPEDDGVAFAEGLMKNRYVGRTFIMPTQDERERAVRLKLNPIKSTVDGKTVTVIDDSIVRGTTSTQLVELLRESGAEEVHVRIGAPPIVAPCYLGIDMATREELIAADRSLEEIQEVIGAESLSYLSVEAIANAIGTDRENLCLGCVTGAYPYDIEGEETDRPITRPNISPEQALGDD from the coding sequence ATGGCATCCGACAGGGAGCAGAGCGAGATCGGCGGGCCGCGAGAGAAGTGCGGCGTCGCCGGAATCTCTCTTACAGAGCGTGCAGCGGCACGGCCGCTGTACTATGCGCTGTACGCGCTCCAGCATCGGGGACAGGAATCAGCGGGGATCGTCACCCACGACGGGTTCCAGCAGCACAGTCACGTCGAGACGGGACTCGTCGGCGACGTCTTCGACGAAGCGGCACTGGAATCGCTGAACGGTTCCAACGGGATCGGCCACGTTCGGTATCCGACCGCCGGGGGGGTGGGCTCCTGCTGTGCACAGCCGTTTACGGTGTCTTTCAAGTCGGGATCGCTCGGGCTGGCTCACAACGGCAACCTCGTCAACGCCGACGAGATCCGCGAGGAACTGGCGGGACTGGGACACGCGTTCACCAGTACGGGCGACACCGAGGTGATCGCCCACGACCTCGCGCGCAACCTGCTCGAGGCGGACCTGGTGCGGGCGATCAAACGGACGATGGAACGGATTCACGGCTCTTACTCGCTTACTATCGCTCACGGCGACACGGTTCTCGGGGTTCGCGACCCGGGCGGAAACCGACCGCTCTGTCTCGGAGAACTGCCCGACGGATACGTCCTCGCAAGCGAGTCAGCCGCGATCGACACCCTCGACGGGGAGCTGGTTCGGGACGTGCGACCCGGCGAGTTGATCGTTCTCGATCCGGACGGCTCGGGATACGACTCCTATCAGCTGTTCGAACGCGACCATACCGCAAACTGCTTTTTCGAACACGTGTACTTCGGCCGACCGGACTCGGTCATCGACGGCGAACTCGTCTACGAAGTCCGGCGCGAACTCGGACGCCAGCTGTGGGAGGAATCCGGAATCGAAACGGACGTAGTGATGCCCGTGCCGGACTCGGGACGCGCGTTCGCCGCCGGCTACGCCGACGCGGCCGCCGAAACTACCGTCGACGGCGATCCTCGAGATCCGGAAGACGACGGAGTCGCGTTCGCGGAGGGATTGATGAAGAACCGCTACGTCGGTCGTACGTTTATCATGCCGACACAGGACGAGCGCGAGCGTGCCGTCCGGCTGAAACTCAACCCGATCAAGAGCACGGTCGACGGGAAGACGGTGACGGTGATCGACGACTCGATCGTTCGGGGGACGACGTCGACCCAACTGGTGGAACTGCTCCGGGAATCCGGGGCCGAGGAAGTGCACGTTCGGATCGGCGCACCGCCGATCGTCGCGCCGTGTTACCTCGGAATCGACATGGCTACGCGGGAGGAACTCATCGCGGCAGACCGGTCACTCGAGGAGATTCAGGAGGTGATCGGGGCCGAGTCGCTGTCGTACCTGTCGGTCGAGGCGATCGCAAACGCGATCGGAACCGACCGCGAGAACCTGTGTCTCGGTTGTGTCACCGGCGCGTACCCGTACGACATCGAGGGCGAGGAGACGGACCGACCGATCACGAGACCGAATATCTCGCCCGAACAGGCGCTCGGCGACGACTGA
- a CDS encoding MBL fold metallo-hydrolase, giving the protein MDVTFLGTGSAMPVSERVQTGLLLERDDRTLLVDCGAGVLHRLSRVDGGYESVSSVLLTHHHLDHVADLLPLLKARWLAGEAHLEIAGPPGTKALVDGLLEVYDYLRDRVDLRLREVHAGSTFEIAGFDVEAFETRHSMTCFAYRFAGSRDRGDREVNSTGGDFTFSGDSEAFPGLANFADGSRVLAHDCSFPDGLDVSNHPTPTQLGEALAGTDIDRLYLTHRYPHTEGKGESLRESVRAAGFDGEVRLARDGLRVTI; this is encoded by the coding sequence ATGGACGTCACGTTCCTCGGCACCGGTAGCGCGATGCCGGTCTCCGAGCGAGTACAGACTGGGCTGTTGCTGGAACGGGACGACCGGACGCTGCTCGTCGACTGTGGCGCAGGCGTTCTCCACCGGCTCTCCCGCGTCGACGGCGGGTACGAGTCGGTGTCGTCGGTCCTTCTGACGCATCACCACCTCGACCACGTCGCCGACCTGTTGCCCCTTTTGAAGGCACGGTGGCTCGCTGGCGAGGCCCATCTCGAGATCGCCGGCCCGCCGGGGACGAAAGCGCTCGTCGACGGGCTTCTCGAGGTGTACGACTACCTGCGCGACAGAGTGGATCTTCGCCTGCGTGAGGTCCACGCCGGTTCGACGTTCGAGATCGCCGGGTTCGATGTCGAGGCGTTCGAAACCCGCCACTCGATGACTTGTTTCGCCTATCGGTTCGCCGGCAGTCGTGACCGGGGTGACCGAGAGGTGAACTCGACAGGTGGTGATTTCACGTTCTCGGGAGACTCGGAGGCGTTCCCCGGTCTCGCTAACTTCGCGGACGGCTCGCGCGTGCTCGCCCACGACTGTTCGTTCCCGGACGGGCTGGACGTTTCCAACCATCCGACGCCGACGCAACTCGGGGAGGCGCTCGCGGGAACTGACATCGATCGGCTGTATCTCACTCACCGTTATCCTCACACCGAAGGAAAGGGAGAATCCCTCCGGGAGAGCGTTCGAGCTGCCGGATTCGATGGCGAGGTCCGACTCGCCCGAGACGGTCTTCGTGTCACCATTTGA
- a CDS encoding 30S ribosomal protein S11 produces MSANDTDKWGIAHVFASFNNTLITITDQTGAETIAKSSGGTVVKQNRDEASPYAAMQMAEVVAEEAQAKGIEGVHVRVRGPGGNGNKSPGPGAQATIRALARAGLEIGRIEDVTPIPHDGTKAPKNKGV; encoded by the coding sequence ATGTCAGCAAACGATACCGACAAGTGGGGAATCGCCCACGTGTTCGCGTCGTTCAACAACACGCTCATCACGATCACCGACCAGACCGGCGCCGAGACGATCGCCAAGTCCTCGGGCGGTACCGTGGTGAAGCAGAACCGCGACGAGGCCTCGCCGTACGCCGCGATGCAGATGGCGGAGGTCGTCGCGGAGGAAGCACAGGCGAAAGGGATCGAGGGCGTTCACGTACGCGTTCGCGGTCCGGGCGGAAACGGCAACAAGTCGCCGGGTCCCGGCGCACAGGCGACGATCCGAGCGCTGGCTCGCGCCGGCCTCGAGATCGGCCGGATCGAGGACGTGACGCCGATCCCGCACGACGGAACGAAAGCTCCGAAGAACAAGGGCGTATGA
- a CDS encoding VOC family protein has product MEIDVVDMDHVAIRVTDLERSLTFYHDLLGMPIRDRDRYDAGEVPYVAVVAGGRHVHLVPTDEEEDGPIDVDGEHLCLLVRSNRIDSRSDVEELLEELRERGIEVESGEPRKRYGAYGRAWAAYVRDPDGRRVELKIH; this is encoded by the coding sequence ATGGAGATCGATGTCGTCGACATGGATCACGTCGCGATCCGCGTGACCGATCTGGAACGCTCACTGACGTTTTATCACGACCTGCTCGGGATGCCGATCCGCGATCGGGACCGGTACGACGCCGGCGAGGTACCGTACGTCGCCGTCGTCGCCGGGGGCCGACACGTTCATCTCGTACCGACCGACGAGGAGGAAGACGGCCCGATCGACGTCGACGGCGAGCACCTCTGTTTGCTCGTGCGCTCCAACCGGATCGACTCCCGGTCGGACGTCGAGGAATTGCTGGAAGAACTGCGCGAACGTGGGATAGAAGTGGAATCGGGCGAACCACGGAAACGCTACGGCGCGTACGGCCGGGCGTGGGCCGCATACGTCCGTGACCCCGACGGCCGTCGCGTCGAACTCAAGATCCACTGA
- a CDS encoding 50S ribosomal protein L18e, with amino-acid sequence MSSKTNPRLQNLIAELKSVSRDSGANVWQDVATRLEKPRRTHAEVNLGRIERYAQEDETVVVPGKVLGSGVLEKNVTVAAVDFSGTARKKIEQAGEAVSLEQIAEQNPEGTNVRVIR; translated from the coding sequence ATGAGTAGCAAGACGAATCCACGATTACAGAACCTCATTGCCGAGCTGAAGTCGGTGTCGCGCGACTCCGGTGCCAACGTCTGGCAGGACGTCGCGACCCGGCTCGAAAAGCCACGGCGCACCCACGCGGAGGTCAACCTGGGCCGCATCGAGCGGTACGCCCAGGAGGACGAGACCGTCGTCGTACCCGGCAAAGTGCTGGGCAGCGGTGTGCTCGAAAAGAACGTCACCGTCGCCGCCGTCGACTTCTCGGGGACCGCCCGCAAGAAGATCGAACAGGCCGGCGAAGCGGTGAGCCTCGAACAGATCGCAGAACAGAACCCGGAAGGGACGAACGTCAGGGTGATTCGATGA
- a CDS encoding 30S ribosomal protein S13, whose product MSADEPQDGSPEEDEDLRYFVRVGQTDLDGTKSVERSLTELNGIGTRTARFVADTVGIDRTATFGALDDEVIEEVVDVVENLSEHAPEWMANRRNDFYTGETTHETGSELNQRRRYDINRMKMIDSYKGVRHKRGQKVRGQRTKSTGRTEGTIGVNVEEIREEAAEEAAEAAEEEDEGL is encoded by the coding sequence ATGAGTGCAGACGAACCACAGGACGGCTCTCCGGAGGAGGACGAGGACCTCCGTTACTTCGTCCGGGTCGGACAGACCGACCTCGACGGGACGAAGTCCGTGGAGCGAAGCCTGACAGAACTGAACGGAATCGGCACGCGTACGGCGCGTTTCGTGGCTGACACGGTCGGAATCGACCGGACTGCCACGTTCGGCGCGCTGGACGACGAGGTGATCGAAGAGGTCGTCGACGTGGTCGAGAACCTCTCGGAGCACGCCCCCGAGTGGATGGCCAACCGTCGCAACGACTTCTACACTGGAGAGACGACCCACGAGACCGGGTCCGAGCTCAACCAGCGACGTCGGTACGACATCAACCGGATGAAGATGATCGACTCCTACAAAGGTGTCCGGCACAAGCGCGGACAGAAGGTTCGCGGACAGCGAACGAAGTCCACCGGGCGGACCGAAGGAACGATCGGCGTCAACGTCGAGGAGATCCGCGAAGAGGCCGCAGAGGAAGCGGCCGAAGCGGCTGAAGAGGAGGATGAAGGGCTATGA
- a CDS encoding DNA-directed RNA polymerase subunit D yields the protein MSDEFDVEFIERDGRSARFLVRGVSPAFANGLRRAMIADVPTFSIDTVRFVENSSVMFDEMIGLRLGLVPLTTPLDEFEIGEEVTLALDVEGPATAYSGDLVSSEPMVEPADENVPIIELKEGHRLELEADAVLDVGKEHAKHQGGVSVGYRHLQRVEVLGDAGEFHEDEPQILRGVIETPDGELVPTAEFDHDLTNRYPGKELEVTDVTGAFVFHVETDGSFTVEELVRRAAATIGDRADELREKVAV from the coding sequence ATGAGCGACGAGTTCGACGTCGAGTTCATCGAGCGCGACGGCCGGAGCGCCCGCTTTCTCGTTCGGGGTGTCTCCCCGGCGTTCGCGAACGGGCTCCGGCGCGCGATGATCGCCGACGTGCCGACCTTCTCCATCGACACGGTACGGTTCGTGGAGAACTCCTCGGTGATGTTCGACGAGATGATCGGCCTTCGGCTGGGGCTGGTGCCACTGACGACGCCGCTCGACGAGTTCGAGATCGGCGAGGAAGTCACCCTGGCGCTCGACGTCGAGGGGCCGGCGACGGCCTACTCCGGCGATCTGGTCTCCTCGGAGCCGATGGTCGAGCCGGCCGACGAGAACGTGCCGATCATCGAGCTCAAGGAGGGACACCGGCTCGAACTGGAGGCTGACGCGGTCCTGGACGTGGGCAAGGAACACGCCAAACACCAGGGCGGCGTTTCCGTCGGCTATCGTCACCTCCAGCGCGTGGAGGTTCTCGGCGACGCCGGGGAGTTCCACGAGGACGAGCCGCAGATCCTCCGGGGCGTCATCGAGACTCCCGACGGGGAGCTGGTCCCGACTGCCGAGTTCGATCACGATCTCACGAACCGGTATCCCGGAAAGGAGCTCGAAGTAACCGACGTTACGGGCGCGTTCGTCTTCCACGTGGAAACGGACGGCTCGTTCACGGTCGAAGAACTGGTCCGTCGCGCGGCCGCCACGATCGGCGACCGCGCGGACGAATTACGCGAGAAAGTCGCAGTATAA
- a CDS encoding 30S ribosomal protein S4 produces MTTGSNTKRYETPNHPYQGERIAEESGLIGQYGLKNKEELWRAQSELRDYRREARRLLGEAQGDVEIAGEYGEEFVARLRRYGILSENDDISAVLELDVTDVLERRLQTVAYRQGLASTTKQARQFIVHGHVIVDGARVTRPSKKVAVGEEDFIDFDETSPLADELHPERAEGQE; encoded by the coding sequence ATGACGACCGGGAGCAACACCAAACGGTACGAAACGCCGAACCACCCCTACCAGGGCGAACGGATCGCCGAGGAGTCGGGTCTGATCGGCCAGTACGGCCTCAAGAACAAAGAGGAGCTGTGGCGCGCTCAATCGGAACTGCGCGACTACCGACGCGAGGCCCGCCGGCTGCTCGGCGAGGCGCAGGGTGACGTCGAAATCGCCGGCGAGTACGGCGAGGAGTTCGTCGCCCGGCTGCGGCGGTACGGGATCCTCTCGGAGAACGACGACATCAGCGCAGTCCTGGAACTGGACGTCACCGACGTCCTCGAACGGCGGCTGCAGACGGTCGCCTACCGCCAGGGGCTCGCAAGCACCACGAAACAGGCACGACAGTTCATCGTCCATGGCCACGTTATCGTCGACGGTGCGCGGGTAACCCGCCCGTCGAAAAAGGTGGCCGTCGGCGAGGAGGACTTCATCGACTTCGACGAAACGAGTCCGCTCGCGGACGAACTGCACCCCGAGCGGGCGGAGGGACAGGAGTAA
- the moaA gene encoding GTP 3',8-cyclase MoaA, translating to MTEPLADDVGRETTGPLSDDFGREVTGVRISLTDRCNFDCIYCHNEGLGDTRGPMEPSDDEMTADDVIRFLEVVEEYGVRKAKFTGGEPMLREDLEEIVRRTPDSMETSLTTNGTFLPGRAEALRDAGLERVNVSQDALDPEAFAEITQSGAYDRVLEGVDAALDAGLDPVKLNMVVFEHTAGYVEDMVYHVAENDGLQLQLIEYMPELTGRPEWSIDIQRVHDWLSDIADRVERREMHDRKRYFVNGGMIEIVDPVGNEKFCANCGRVRVTHEGYLKGCLNRNDDLRPMGEMTREEIREAYERTVETRVPYYGEYLKTNGSGEYEINEKYIGAPQSTPSD from the coding sequence ATGACGGAGCCACTCGCCGACGACGTCGGTCGGGAGACGACGGGTCCGCTCTCGGACGACTTCGGCCGGGAGGTGACCGGGGTTCGGATCTCTCTTACGGATCGTTGTAACTTCGACTGTATCTACTGTCACAACGAAGGACTCGGCGACACGCGGGGGCCGATGGAGCCGAGCGACGACGAGATGACTGCCGACGACGTGATCAGGTTTCTGGAGGTCGTCGAGGAGTACGGCGTCCGGAAGGCGAAGTTCACCGGTGGGGAGCCGATGCTTCGGGAGGACCTCGAGGAAATCGTCCGCCGGACCCCCGACTCGATGGAGACGTCACTGACCACCAACGGGACGTTCCTTCCCGGACGCGCGGAGGCGCTCCGGGACGCCGGCCTCGAACGGGTCAACGTTTCCCAGGACGCGCTCGACCCGGAGGCGTTCGCGGAGATTACGCAGTCGGGCGCGTACGACCGCGTCCTCGAGGGCGTGGATGCCGCATTGGATGCCGGACTGGACCCGGTAAAGCTCAACATGGTCGTCTTCGAGCACACCGCCGGCTACGTCGAGGACATGGTCTATCACGTCGCCGAGAACGACGGGCTCCAGCTCCAGCTCATCGAGTACATGCCGGAGCTCACGGGTCGCCCGGAGTGGAGTATCGACATCCAGCGGGTCCACGACTGGCTTTCAGACATCGCCGACCGGGTCGAACGCCGCGAGATGCACGACCGGAAGCGTTACTTCGTGAACGGCGGGATGATCGAGATCGTCGACCCCGTCGGAAACGAGAAGTTCTGTGCCAACTGCGGCCGCGTCCGGGTTACCCACGAGGGCTACCTCAAGGGGTGTCTCAATCGCAACGACGACTTGCGGCCGATGGGCGAGATGACCCGCGAGGAGATCCGGGAGGCGTACGAACGGACGGTCGAAACCCGGGTCCCGTACTACGGCGAGTATCTGAAAACGAACGGGAGCGGCGAGTACGAGATCAACGAGAAGTACATCGGCGCGCCACAATCGACGCCGAGTGACTGA